The proteins below come from a single Micromonospora citrea genomic window:
- the pruA gene encoding L-glutamate gamma-semialdehyde dehydrogenase, producing the protein MDAVFSVPEPRNEPVRNYEPGSADRERLQRRLAELAAERIDLPMTIAGERRMAAGESIDVVQPHKHAHVLGVTAHATHDDARAAVKAAKDAAPMWRALPFEERAAIFLRAAELLAGPWRDTLNAATMLGQSKTAIQAEIDSACEFVDFLRFNVHFARKLLEEQPMSSPGVWNRFDHRPLEGFVYAITPFNFTAIAGNLPSAPALLGNTVVWKPGPTQQFAAHFTMRLFEAAGLPPGVINMVTGRGEEVSDVVLADPDLAGIHFTGSTKVFQHLWKTVGENISRYRGYPRLVGETGGKDFVVAHTSADVDALHTALIRGAFEYQGQKCSAASRAYVPRSLWEGGLRDRLAATTESLTYGDVADFANFGGAVIDAKAFDRHTAALELIAGDDACRVVAGGTADDSVGYFVRPTLFECTDAAHETFTTEYFGPILGVHVFDDARFDDVVAQAESIAPYALTGSIFATDRRVVDAVAEKMRYAAGNFYINDKPTGAVVGQQPFGGARASGTNDKAGSWHNLIRWMSPRTIKETFVAPTDHTYPHMG; encoded by the coding sequence ATGGACGCCGTGTTCTCCGTACCCGAGCCGCGCAACGAGCCGGTGCGCAACTACGAGCCGGGCAGTGCCGACCGGGAACGGCTCCAGCGGCGGCTGGCCGAGCTGGCCGCCGAGCGGATCGACCTGCCGATGACCATCGCCGGCGAGCGGCGGATGGCCGCCGGCGAGTCGATCGACGTGGTGCAGCCGCACAAGCACGCGCACGTGCTCGGCGTCACCGCCCACGCCACCCACGACGACGCCCGCGCGGCGGTCAAGGCCGCCAAGGACGCCGCCCCGATGTGGCGGGCGCTGCCGTTCGAGGAACGGGCGGCGATCTTCCTGCGCGCCGCCGAGCTGCTCGCCGGCCCCTGGCGCGACACCCTGAACGCGGCCACCATGCTCGGCCAGTCGAAGACCGCCATCCAGGCCGAGATCGACTCGGCCTGCGAGTTCGTCGACTTCCTCCGCTTCAACGTGCACTTCGCGCGGAAGCTGCTGGAGGAGCAGCCGATGTCCTCCCCGGGCGTGTGGAACCGCTTCGACCACCGCCCGCTGGAGGGCTTCGTCTACGCGATCACCCCGTTCAACTTCACCGCGATCGCCGGCAACCTGCCCTCGGCGCCGGCCCTGCTGGGCAACACGGTGGTCTGGAAGCCGGGCCCGACCCAGCAGTTCGCCGCGCACTTCACCATGCGGCTGTTCGAGGCGGCCGGCCTGCCCCCCGGCGTGATCAACATGGTCACCGGGCGCGGCGAGGAGGTCTCCGACGTCGTGCTCGCCGACCCCGACCTGGCGGGCATCCACTTCACCGGCTCCACCAAGGTCTTCCAGCACCTGTGGAAGACCGTCGGGGAGAACATCTCCCGCTACCGGGGCTACCCGCGACTGGTCGGCGAGACCGGCGGCAAGGACTTCGTCGTCGCGCACACCAGCGCGGACGTCGACGCCCTGCACACCGCGCTGATCCGGGGCGCCTTCGAATACCAGGGCCAGAAGTGCTCCGCGGCGTCCCGGGCGTACGTGCCGCGGTCGCTCTGGGAGGGCGGGCTGCGCGACCGGCTGGCCGCCACCACGGAGTCCCTCACCTACGGCGACGTGGCCGACTTCGCCAACTTCGGCGGCGCGGTGATCGACGCCAAGGCGTTCGACAGGCACACCGCCGCGCTGGAGCTGATCGCCGGTGACGACGCCTGCCGGGTCGTCGCGGGCGGCACCGCCGACGACTCCGTCGGATACTTCGTCCGGCCGACGCTGTTCGAGTGCACGGACGCGGCGCACGAGACGTTCACGACCGAGTACTTCGGGCCGATCCTCGGCGTGCACGTCTTCGACGACGCCCGCTTCGACGACGTGGTCGCGCAGGCGGAGTCGATCGCGCCGTACGCGCTGACCGGGTCGATCTTCGCGACCGACCGTCGGGTGGTCGACGCGGTGGCCGAGAAGATGCGGTACGCCGCCGGCAACTTCTACATCAACGACAAGCCGACCGGCGCGGTGGTCGGGCAGCAGCCCTTCGGCGGCGCCCGGGCCAGCGGCACCAACGACAAGGCCGGCTCCTGGCACAACCTGATCCGGTGGATGTCGCCCCGGACGATCAAGGAGACCTTCGTCGCGCCGACCGACCACACCTACCCCCACATGGGCTGA
- a CDS encoding PadR family transcriptional regulator: MADSGVNPTAAALLGLLHEGPMTGGQLMAAAERRLAPYWSMTRSQVYRELPVLAERGLVRMGKPGPRSSQPYAITAAGKRTFSRWLAEDPGRDTIRNPIALRIAFGNLHSASQLKNLQAAANEYHTEALAKVREQVKNAKKEGETYDASALEFAVAYHKAALSWLKSAPVG, encoded by the coding sequence ATGGCGGATTCCGGAGTCAACCCCACGGCGGCGGCCCTGCTCGGGCTGCTCCACGAGGGCCCCATGACAGGTGGCCAGTTGATGGCCGCCGCCGAGCGACGGCTGGCGCCGTACTGGTCGATGACCCGTAGCCAGGTCTACCGCGAGCTGCCGGTGCTGGCCGAGCGGGGCCTCGTCCGGATGGGCAAGCCCGGGCCGCGCTCCAGTCAGCCGTACGCGATCACCGCGGCCGGGAAACGGACATTTTCCCGCTGGCTGGCGGAGGACCCGGGCCGGGACACCATCCGCAACCCGATCGCCCTGCGGATCGCCTTCGGCAACCTGCACTCGGCCAGCCAGCTCAAGAACCTCCAGGCCGCGGCCAACGAATACCACACCGAGGCGCTCGCCAAGGTCCGCGAGCAGGTCAAGAACGCCAAGAAGGAAGGCGAGACGTACGACGCCAGCGCGCTGGAGTTCGCCGTCGCCTACCACAAGGCGGCCCTGTCCTGGCTGAAGAGCGCCCCGGTCGGCTGA
- a CDS encoding tryptophan 2,3-dioxygenase, protein MTHPTPARDPHFGEQGGLLTYSDYLRLADLLAAQVPESDPASHDELLFITIHQVYELWFKLLLSELTDARDRMLDGETYLPRVRLERCHVVERVLVGQVDVIDTMTPQDFLAFRTKLAPASGFQSAQFREIEFLSGLKDPGYLRRFRGLPDAERERLERRLAEPSLWDGFLAVLGGAGFDVSEAEARFSAYATIAADRERFGPLWDLAEALVAHDQAFSLWRARHVLMAERQIGTKPGTGGSAGGAYLRSRVETRFYPELWELRSRL, encoded by the coding sequence GTGACCCACCCCACCCCCGCGCGCGATCCCCACTTCGGTGAGCAGGGTGGCCTGCTCACCTACAGCGACTACCTGCGGCTGGCCGACCTGCTGGCGGCCCAGGTGCCCGAGTCCGACCCGGCCTCCCACGACGAGCTGCTCTTCATCACCATCCACCAGGTCTACGAGCTGTGGTTCAAGCTGCTGCTCTCCGAGCTGACCGACGCCCGGGACCGGATGCTGGACGGCGAGACCTACCTCCCCCGGGTGCGGCTGGAGCGCTGCCACGTCGTGGAGCGGGTGCTGGTCGGCCAGGTCGACGTGATCGACACGATGACCCCGCAGGACTTCCTGGCCTTCCGCACCAAACTCGCCCCGGCCTCGGGCTTCCAGTCGGCCCAGTTCCGGGAGATCGAGTTCCTCTCCGGCCTCAAGGACCCGGGCTACCTGCGCCGCTTCCGTGGGCTGCCCGACGCGGAGCGGGAGCGGCTGGAACGGCGGCTGGCCGAGCCGAGCCTCTGGGACGGCTTCCTGGCCGTGCTCGGCGGGGCCGGTTTCGACGTCTCCGAGGCGGAGGCCCGATTCTCGGCGTACGCCACGATCGCGGCGGACCGGGAGCGCTTCGGGCCGCTGTGGGACCTCGCCGAGGCGCTGGTCGCGCACGACCAGGCGTTCTCGCTGTGGCGGGCCCGGCACGTGCTGATGGCGGAACGGCAGATCGGCACCAAACCGGGCACCGGTGGCTCGGCCGGCGGGGCCTACCTGCGCTCCCGGGTGGAGACCCGGTTCTACCCCGAGCTGTGGGAGCTGCGCAGCCGACTCTGA
- the prfB gene encoding peptide chain release factor 2 translates to MTAADYAEQLKDLDATLRNIESVLDIDRLRQDKARLEQEASAPDLWDDQAKAQQVTSQLSYVNGEISKLGSLRSRLDDASVLLELAEAESDPGVLTEVETEIAGLTKAIQEMEVRTLLSGEYDSREALVAIRAGAGGVDAADFAEMLLRMYLRWAERHGYPTEVYETSYAEEAGLKSATFTVKVPYAYGTLSVESGTHRLVRISPFDNQGRRQTSFAGVEVLPVVEQTDHIDIPENEMRIDVYRSSGPGGQSVNTTDSAVRITHIPTGIVVTCQNEKSQLQNKASALRVLQARLLERKRQEEQAKLQGLKTDAAGSWGDQMRSYVLHPYQMVKDLRTEQETGNPSSVFDGDLDSFIEAGIRWRKQQQIAGDAA, encoded by the coding sequence GTGACCGCTGCCGATTACGCCGAACAGCTCAAGGACCTCGACGCCACCCTGCGCAACATCGAGTCGGTGCTCGACATCGACCGGCTGCGGCAGGACAAGGCCCGCCTGGAGCAGGAGGCCTCCGCGCCCGACCTGTGGGACGACCAGGCCAAGGCGCAGCAGGTGACCTCGCAGCTGTCGTACGTCAACGGTGAGATCAGCAAGCTCGGCAGCCTCCGCTCCCGCCTCGACGACGCCTCCGTGCTGCTGGAGCTGGCCGAGGCCGAGTCCGACCCCGGGGTCCTCACCGAGGTCGAGACGGAGATCGCCGGGCTGACCAAGGCCATCCAGGAGATGGAGGTCCGCACCCTGCTCTCCGGCGAGTACGACTCCCGGGAGGCGCTGGTCGCCATCCGGGCGGGCGCCGGCGGCGTGGACGCGGCGGACTTCGCCGAGATGCTCCTGCGGATGTACCTGCGCTGGGCCGAGCGGCACGGCTACCCGACGGAGGTCTACGAGACCTCCTACGCCGAGGAGGCGGGCCTCAAGTCCGCCACCTTCACGGTCAAGGTCCCCTACGCCTACGGCACGCTCAGCGTCGAGTCGGGCACCCACCGGCTGGTCCGGATCAGCCCGTTCGACAACCAGGGCCGCCGGCAGACCAGCTTCGCCGGCGTCGAGGTGCTGCCGGTGGTGGAGCAGACCGACCACATCGACATCCCCGAGAACGAGATGCGGATCGACGTCTACCGCTCGTCCGGCCCGGGCGGGCAGAGCGTCAACACCACCGACTCCGCCGTGCGGATCACGCACATCCCGACCGGCATCGTGGTCACCTGCCAGAACGAGAAGTCCCAGCTGCAGAACAAGGCGTCCGCGCTGCGGGTGCTCCAGGCCCGGCTGCTGGAGCGCAAGCGCCAGGAGGAGCAGGCCAAGCTCCAGGGCCTGAAGACCGACGCCGCCGGCTCGTGGGGCGACCAGATGCGCTCGTACGTCCTGCACCCCTACCAGATGGTCAAGGACCTGCGGACCGAGCAGGAGACCGGCAACCCGTCCTCGGTCTTCGACGGCGACCTGGACAGCTTCATCGAGGCCGGTATCCGGTGGCGCAAGCAGCAGCAGATCGCCGGCGACGCAGCGTGA
- the ftsE gene encoding cell division ATP-binding protein FtsE — protein sequence MIQLEQVTKTYPKASRPSLDNVSVSIEKGEFVFFIGPSGSGKSTIIKLLLHEVSPNKGRVIVNSKDVTSMRSWKRPHFRRSIGCVFQDFRLLPNRTAYENVAFALEVIGKTKAVARRVVPEVLELVGLGGKEHRYPHELSGGEQQRVAVARAFVNRPLILLADEPTGNLDPDTSIEIMRLLDRINRTGTTVVMVTHDSNIVNQMRRRVIEIESGRIVRDQARGVYG from the coding sequence GTGATTCAGCTTGAGCAAGTGACGAAGACGTACCCGAAGGCGTCCCGGCCTTCGCTCGACAACGTGTCCGTCTCGATCGAGAAGGGCGAGTTCGTCTTCTTCATCGGTCCATCCGGCTCCGGCAAGTCCACCATCATCAAGCTGCTGCTGCACGAGGTCTCGCCCAACAAGGGCCGGGTCATCGTCAACAGCAAGGACGTCACGTCGATGCGCTCGTGGAAGCGACCCCACTTCCGGCGTTCCATCGGCTGCGTGTTCCAGGACTTCCGGCTGCTGCCGAACCGCACCGCGTACGAGAACGTGGCGTTCGCCCTCGAGGTGATCGGCAAGACCAAGGCGGTCGCCCGCCGGGTCGTGCCGGAGGTGCTGGAGCTGGTCGGGCTCGGTGGCAAGGAGCACCGCTACCCGCACGAGCTCTCCGGTGGTGAGCAGCAGCGGGTGGCCGTCGCCCGGGCGTTCGTGAACCGCCCGCTGATCCTGCTCGCGGACGAGCCGACCGGAAACCTGGACCCGGACACCTCGATCGAGATCATGCGCCTGCTGGACCGGATCAACCGCACCGGCACGACCGTCGTGATGGTCACGCACGACTCCAACATCGTGAACCAGATGCGCCGTCGGGTCATCGAGATCGAGAGCGGCCGCATCGTGCGCGACCAGGCCCGCGGCGTCTACGGCTGA
- a CDS encoding DUF6912 family protein has translation MTEELVRVYVPATVPMLTLLRGPGLPVAAAHAVTPTLREWYAEGDEEELEYVAFTRAAQDALQLLRADADAPRRRVVVSVDLPASAVGRGDGELGSSAIELGAPVPVAAVAAIHVDGADAVGDVAAAAEVVTEALAGDPDAQFTVDGAEDHELEWYDVSELDVLLRAAS, from the coding sequence GTGACCGAGGAGCTTGTCCGGGTGTACGTGCCGGCGACCGTCCCGATGCTGACCCTCCTGCGCGGGCCGGGCCTGCCCGTGGCCGCCGCGCACGCCGTCACCCCCACCCTGCGGGAGTGGTACGCCGAGGGCGACGAGGAGGAGCTGGAGTACGTCGCCTTCACCCGGGCCGCCCAGGACGCGCTCCAACTGCTCCGGGCCGACGCCGACGCGCCCCGCCGCCGGGTGGTGGTCTCGGTGGACTTGCCCGCCTCGGCGGTCGGTCGGGGTGACGGGGAGCTCGGCTCCAGCGCCATCGAGCTGGGCGCGCCCGTGCCCGTCGCCGCCGTGGCCGCGATCCACGTGGACGGCGCCGACGCGGTGGGGGACGTCGCCGCGGCGGCGGAGGTGGTCACCGAGGCGCTCGCGGGTGACCCGGACGCGCAGTTCACCGTCGACGGGGCCGAGGACCACGAGCTGGAGTGGTACGACGTCTCGGAGCTGGACGTCCTGCTCCGCGCCGCCTCCTGA
- a CDS encoding GNAT family N-acetyltransferase yields MARVEPVEITEDGLLLRPWRATDADAVLRACQDPDIQRWTTVPRPYLPEHARGFVTEVAPGDWAAGTGAPFAACDAATGALLGSCGLVSIDPVLRSGEIGYWAAPWARGNGVTVRAARAVARWAFDALKLRRLIWQAEVGNHASRLVALRTGFRVEGRLRLADPAPGGSAEGWIGSLLPGEVPAPGETGPAGPGTLEARRAAVFGRPQPVLFATTAGGGELRLRPMEGRDLDAVVETCRDPETIRWTTVPDPYAPADAESYLTYSRGAWAGGTSACFVVADADDRYAGTIDLRLSALDPLLADVGFMTAPASRGRGFMPAALAVLATWGFTTLGLARIEWRANVGNTASRRAAEKAGFTVEGTIRGGLTHRGRRVDAWLGALLPEDLT; encoded by the coding sequence ATGGCTCGGGTGGAACCTGTGGAGATCACCGAGGACGGCCTGCTGCTGCGCCCCTGGCGGGCGACCGACGCCGACGCGGTGCTCCGGGCGTGCCAGGACCCGGACATCCAGCGCTGGACCACCGTACCCCGCCCGTACCTGCCCGAACACGCCCGCGGCTTCGTCACCGAGGTGGCACCGGGCGACTGGGCCGCCGGCACCGGGGCGCCGTTCGCGGCCTGCGACGCCGCCACCGGCGCGCTGCTCGGCTCCTGCGGGCTGGTGTCGATCGACCCCGTTCTGCGCTCCGGCGAGATCGGCTACTGGGCCGCGCCCTGGGCCCGCGGCAACGGCGTCACCGTCCGGGCCGCCCGGGCCGTCGCCCGCTGGGCCTTCGACGCCTTGAAGCTGCGCCGGCTGATCTGGCAGGCCGAGGTCGGCAACCACGCCTCCCGCCTCGTCGCGCTCCGGACGGGCTTCCGCGTCGAGGGCCGGCTGCGGCTGGCCGACCCCGCGCCCGGCGGGAGCGCCGAGGGCTGGATCGGCTCGCTGCTGCCCGGGGAGGTGCCCGCCCCCGGCGAGACCGGGCCGGCCGGGCCCGGCACGCTGGAGGCCCGCCGGGCCGCCGTCTTCGGCCGGCCCCAGCCCGTCCTGTTCGCCACCACCGCGGGCGGCGGCGAGCTGCGGCTGCGCCCGATGGAGGGGCGCGACCTCGACGCGGTCGTGGAGACCTGCCGGGACCCGGAGACCATCCGGTGGACCACCGTGCCCGACCCGTACGCACCCGCCGACGCCGAGTCCTACCTGACCTACTCGCGCGGCGCCTGGGCGGGCGGCACCAGCGCCTGCTTCGTGGTCGCCGACGCCGACGACCGGTACGCCGGAACGATCGACCTGCGCCTCTCCGCCCTCGACCCGCTGCTGGCCGACGTCGGCTTCATGACCGCGCCGGCGAGCCGGGGGCGGGGCTTCATGCCGGCCGCGCTGGCCGTGCTCGCCACCTGGGGCTTCACCACGCTGGGCCTGGCCCGCATCGAGTGGCGGGCCAACGTCGGCAACACCGCCTCCCGCCGGGCCGCCGAGAAGGCCGGCTTCACGGTCGAGGGCACCATCCGGGGCGGGCTCACCCACCGGGGCAGGCGGGTGGACGCCTGGCTCGGCGCGCTCCTCCCCGAGGACCTGACGTGA
- a CDS encoding Rv3235 family protein, which translates to MTDSRRPGPTRPPVRLRPAPSFEPPFADDDAAHWPAPAHAQLALDLFEPARRDADRPPGRRARVSPAPAGPGRGPAAPLPPGALVTATPEATRAAHRFVGTCLEVLNGYRPPGQLRPLLDPSRAAGLLPELARATARSGPVRRRATRPAVRLRRLRVCEPRAAAVEAAAVLAGTGGRTWAMALRLEHRRGAWLCTALQVL; encoded by the coding sequence ATGACCGACTCGCGCCGCCCCGGGCCGACCCGCCCTCCCGTGCGGCTGCGCCCCGCGCCCTCGTTCGAGCCGCCGTTCGCCGACGACGACGCCGCTCACTGGCCCGCCCCCGCCCACGCCCAGCTCGCCCTCGACCTGTTCGAGCCGGCCCGCCGCGACGCCGACCGACCGCCCGGCCGCCGGGCGCGGGTGTCGCCCGCCCCGGCGGGACCGGGGCGCGGCCCGGCCGCCCCGCTGCCTCCCGGCGCGCTGGTGACCGCCACGCCCGAGGCCACCCGGGCCGCCCACCGCTTCGTCGGCACCTGCCTGGAGGTGCTCAACGGCTACCGCCCGCCCGGGCAGCTCCGGCCGCTGCTCGACCCGTCCCGCGCGGCCGGCCTGCTGCCGGAGCTCGCCCGCGCCACCGCCCGGTCCGGCCCGGTGCGGCGCCGGGCCACCCGCCCCGCCGTACGGCTGCGTCGGCTGCGGGTCTGCGAGCCCCGGGCCGCGGCCGTGGAGGCCGCCGCGGTGCTCGCCGGCACGGGCGGGCGCACCTGGGCGATGGCGCTGCGCCTGGAACACCGCCGCGGCGCCTGGCTCTGCACCGCCCTCCAGGTGCTCTGA
- the secA gene encoding preprotein translocase subunit SecA: MSILEKVLRAGEGRMVRRLKAIAAAVNSIEDDYVNLTDDELRGMTEQFKERLADGETLDDLLPEAFAVCREAAARVLGQRPYDVQVMGGAALHFGNIAEMKTGEGKTLTSVMPVYLNALSGKGVHVITVNDYLAQRDAAWMGRVHEFLGLTVGVVLPNRPAAEHRAAYECDITYGTNNEFGFDYLRDNMAWSRDDLVQRGHNFAVVDEVDSILIDEARTPLIISGPAEHSARWYSEFAGVVARLQPGKDGEGDYEVDHAKRTIAVTERGVAKVEDRLGIDNLYESVNTPLVGYLNNAIKAKELFKRDKDYIVSDGEVLIVDEFTGRILHGRRYNEGMHQAIEAKEGVEIKQENQTLATITLQNYFRLYEKLSGMTGTAQTEAGEFNKVYKVGVVTIPTHRPMVRQDRPDVIYKTEKAKFNAVVEDIAERHAVGQPVLVGTVSVENSEILSQLLRRRGIPHSVLNAKFHAREAEIVAQAGRKGAVTVATNMAGRGTDILLGGNAEFLAANELRQRGLDPIEHEEEYAKAMEEVLPKWKQACDAEAEEVAAVGGLYVLGTERHESRRIDNQLRGRSGRQGDPGESRFYLSLQDELMKRFRSGAVEAVMDRFNIPEDVPIESKMVTKQIKSAQAQIEGQNAEIRKNVLKYDEVMNKQRQVIYAERLRVLNGEDLSDQVRNMIDDVVEAYVRGATSEGYGEDWDLEQLWSSLKQLYPVGVTIEELEEEAGGSRASLDADFLLSRLKEDAHAAYDRREEQLGEEGTRELERMVLLQVIDRKWREHLYEMDYLQEGISLRAYAQRDPVVEYQREGFDMFATMMDGIKEETVGFLYNLEVQVNEPEPEAEEVQLLDKPVEIRAKGLGRAPQQQGLQYSAPTIDGEAGAGAVAVERPDEQAPALGVNRPAPAAPAAPGTTAPAAPQRPATGLRGPAVAANAGRRTAPGQAEAGNGPSRNAPCPCGSGRKYKRCHGSPNGGA; this comes from the coding sequence GTGTCGATTCTGGAAAAGGTCCTCCGCGCGGGCGAGGGCCGTATGGTGCGCCGGCTCAAGGCCATCGCCGCCGCCGTCAACTCGATCGAGGACGACTACGTCAACCTCACCGACGACGAGCTGCGGGGCATGACCGAGCAGTTCAAGGAGCGGCTGGCCGACGGCGAGACCCTCGACGACCTGCTGCCGGAGGCGTTCGCGGTGTGCCGCGAGGCGGCCGCCCGGGTGCTCGGCCAGCGCCCCTACGACGTCCAGGTGATGGGCGGCGCGGCGCTGCACTTCGGCAACATCGCCGAGATGAAGACCGGTGAGGGCAAGACCCTGACCTCGGTCATGCCGGTCTATCTCAACGCGCTCTCCGGCAAGGGCGTGCACGTCATCACGGTCAACGACTACCTGGCCCAGCGCGACGCCGCCTGGATGGGCCGGGTGCACGAGTTCCTCGGCCTGACCGTCGGCGTGGTCCTGCCCAACCGGCCGGCCGCCGAGCACCGGGCCGCCTACGAGTGCGACATCACCTACGGCACCAACAACGAGTTCGGCTTCGACTACCTGCGCGACAACATGGCCTGGTCGCGGGACGACCTGGTCCAGCGCGGCCACAACTTCGCAGTGGTCGACGAGGTCGACTCGATCCTCATCGACGAGGCCCGCACGCCGCTGATCATCTCCGGCCCGGCCGAGCACTCCGCCCGCTGGTACTCGGAGTTCGCGGGCGTCGTGGCCCGGCTCCAGCCCGGCAAGGACGGCGAGGGCGACTACGAGGTCGACCACGCCAAGCGGACCATCGCGGTCACCGAGCGCGGCGTCGCCAAGGTCGAGGACCGGCTGGGCATCGACAACCTCTACGAGTCGGTGAACACCCCGCTGGTGGGCTACCTCAACAACGCCATCAAGGCCAAGGAGCTCTTCAAGCGCGACAAGGACTACATCGTCAGCGACGGCGAGGTCCTGATCGTCGACGAGTTCACCGGCCGCATCCTGCACGGCCGCCGCTACAACGAGGGCATGCACCAGGCGATCGAGGCCAAGGAGGGGGTGGAGATCAAGCAGGAGAACCAGACCCTGGCCACCATCACCCTCCAGAACTACTTCCGCCTCTACGAGAAGCTCTCCGGCATGACCGGTACCGCCCAGACGGAGGCGGGGGAGTTCAACAAGGTCTACAAGGTCGGCGTGGTGACCATCCCGACCCACCGGCCGATGGTCCGGCAGGACCGGCCGGACGTGATCTACAAGACCGAGAAGGCCAAGTTCAACGCCGTGGTGGAGGACATCGCCGAGCGGCACGCGGTCGGCCAGCCGGTGCTGGTCGGCACGGTCTCGGTGGAGAATTCCGAGATCCTCTCCCAGCTGCTGCGCCGCCGGGGCATCCCGCACTCCGTGCTGAACGCCAAGTTCCACGCCCGCGAGGCCGAGATCGTCGCCCAGGCCGGCCGCAAGGGCGCGGTCACGGTCGCGACCAACATGGCCGGCCGGGGCACCGACATCCTGCTCGGCGGCAACGCCGAGTTCCTCGCCGCCAACGAGCTCCGTCAGCGTGGCCTCGACCCGATCGAGCACGAGGAGGAGTACGCCAAGGCGATGGAGGAGGTCCTGCCCAAGTGGAAGCAGGCCTGCGACGCCGAGGCGGAGGAGGTCGCCGCCGTAGGCGGCCTCTACGTGCTGGGCACCGAGCGGCACGAGTCCCGCCGGATCGACAACCAGCTGCGCGGCCGTTCGGGCCGGCAGGGCGACCCGGGCGAGTCCCGGTTCTACCTGTCGCTGCAGGACGAGCTGATGAAGCGCTTCCGCTCCGGCGCGGTCGAGGCGGTCATGGACCGCTTCAACATCCCGGAGGACGTGCCCATCGAGTCGAAGATGGTCACCAAGCAGATCAAGAGCGCGCAGGCCCAGATCGAGGGCCAGAACGCCGAGATCCGCAAGAACGTCCTCAAGTACGACGAGGTCATGAACAAGCAGCGCCAGGTGATCTACGCCGAGCGGCTGCGCGTGCTCAACGGCGAGGATCTCTCCGACCAGGTCCGCAACATGATCGACGACGTCGTCGAGGCGTACGTGCGGGGGGCCACCTCCGAGGGCTACGGCGAGGACTGGGACCTGGAGCAGCTCTGGTCCAGCCTCAAGCAGCTCTACCCGGTCGGCGTCACGATCGAGGAGCTGGAGGAGGAGGCCGGCGGTTCCCGGGCCAGCCTCGACGCGGACTTCCTGCTCAGCCGCCTCAAGGAGGACGCGCACGCCGCGTACGACCGGCGTGAGGAGCAGCTCGGCGAGGAGGGCACCCGCGAGCTGGAGCGGATGGTGCTGCTCCAGGTGATCGACCGCAAGTGGCGTGAGCACCTCTACGAGATGGACTACCTCCAGGAGGGCATCAGCCTGCGGGCGTACGCCCAGCGCGACCCGGTGGTGGAATACCAGCGCGAGGGCTTCGACATGTTCGCCACCATGATGGACGGCATCAAGGAGGAGACGGTCGGCTTCCTCTACAACCTCGAGGTCCAGGTCAACGAGCCGGAGCCCGAGGCCGAGGAGGTCCAGCTGCTCGACAAGCCGGTCGAGATCCGGGCCAAGGGCCTGGGCCGGGCGCCGCAGCAGCAGGGCCTGCAGTATTCCGCGCCGACCATCGACGGCGAGGCCGGGGCGGGCGCGGTGGCCGTCGAGCGCCCCGACGAGCAGGCGCCGGCGCTCGGCGTGAACCGGCCGGCTCCGGCCGCCCCGGCGGCACCGGGGACGACCGCCCCGGCGGCTCCGCAGCGCCCGGCGACGGGCCTGCGCGGCCCGGCCGTCGCGGCCAACGCCGGCCGGCGTACCGCGCCGGGCCAGGCGGAGGCCGGCAACGGGCCGTCCCGCAACGCGCCGTGCCCGTGCGGTTCCGGCCGCAAGTACAAGCGCTGCCACGGCTCGCCCAACGGCGGCGCCTGA
- a CDS encoding helix-turn-helix domain-containing protein, translating to MEPRFLLLSDVAAELNVSDSQVYHMVRSGELPAIKIGGRGQWRVERARLEEYIERKYAETAEWVRSNPLAERDPE from the coding sequence GTGGAGCCGAGGTTCCTGCTGCTCTCCGACGTGGCCGCCGAGCTCAACGTGTCGGATTCGCAGGTCTACCACATGGTCCGCAGCGGCGAACTGCCCGCGATCAAGATCGGCGGGCGGGGTCAGTGGCGCGTCGAGCGCGCCCGGCTGGAGGAGTACATCGAGCGCAAGTACGCCGAGACCGCCGAGTGGGTGCGGAGCAACCCGCTGGCGGAGCGCGACCCGGAGTAG